ACGGTCGCCCTTAGAGGAGTAATTTGCACACAGATGGTGCCGATGTGACAAGGGAAAGTGAGTGGTGCTCATTAGCTGCTGGAGAGAAAGTAATGAACAGAGGTCCTGCGCACCTATACCAGCATGCACTTCTGTGAGTAAGAGGCTACATGAAAACATGACAAACTGCACTATACAAGggttttgtgagtgtgtgtttgtatgtgtaggGTTTACATtccaaataaaagaaaataaatcagcaCTTTTAATTTAGGTTAGTTAAAACTTCAGACTGAAGAACAATATAAGGTTTTTATTACCAACACATCAAGTTGATAATACAGCAATTGCATGTCCACATCTGAAGAttcatcttgattgtttcatattctgtgtgtgtttgtttgtatatacctatgtgtgtgtgtataattgtcTCATTACAATTCTCTTCACCAAATATTTCTCTTGGCAGATTTAGTTGAAACCATTTGTTTATGAAAGCACTATCATTCTCATTCCCAGcattaatattttgtaattagTTCAAATAGTATCAAGAGCTAATCCTCCACTGATAACTATGACAATACATTGTTGGTatcaattaatacaattcatGTTGTGGAAAAACTGTATTTACAAatacagtgttttttgttttcttttttgaggACAGGATAATGTTATTGCGTTTAATTTTTAGATTAGTGTCCACTGACAACCATGTGTTTAAATTGGAACTGAATGTGGTTATTTTTTCCCATTGTGCATCAGCCTTAAGTGAGACCCTAAAGCAGATGATTTTAAACATAAAGATTTACACAGAGTTTACAAGCACTGTATTTGTAGTAAACCATTCTTTCCCCATGGCaaaaacagataaacaaaaattaattaagtgcaacaaaaaaaaaaaaagatttttgcagaatacatgactttttttcttgattaaatcacaatagattttatttttaataaataaactttgtttttgtaaagaCACTTTTTGAAACAGTAGACATACCCTAGTTCTTGATGTCATTGATAAATGTTATCACCCACCACATCCTCTCtgatatatttttagtttcttttgtttttgtatttttaatgttttatttttgtattttttatctgTTTTATTATGAAAGAAATTAAATTTGGGTCTCTTGTACATTGTCTTTTGAGTTTGCCCGAATTAGCAAAGGTTCATGCGCAGAGCTGTGTAAGGAATTTATTGTGTTGGTGGTGTGGTTATAAGATGTCTTATAGGAGTTGTAGTGGTTGAGATGCTCGTGCTCCATTGTTGGCAAGGCCAGATGGCCCTCCAGGGCAGATCCCCCTGTAATCTCATCATCCACATTGATGATCTCAATTGTCCTTGTTGGTGCATGGTGGTTCTGCCTGTGGTGCTGCTTGCGCATCTTGTAGAAAATTATGAGCATGACGGCTGCCATAAGGGTGATCGCCACAAAGCACCCAATGATAATCTTTGTAGTCTTCATTACTTCATCCAGCCCATTCAGGCTGCCTTCTCCCACTTCTGTCACAGGGATGGTGAATGTCTTCTCTGTGGACTTGGTGCTCCTGGGAGACAGCGAGGTGGTTGTGAACGTGGTCGTCCAGCCGCTTGGGGGTGTGGGCCCCACATTTTGTTCTGAGTTCCTGCCCTCCTCCACAGCGGGCTCAATAGTTTCCACTGTGACTGTGGTAAAGTAACTAAAGCTGCTGTTCTCGGTGGCCGACACATTAAGTGTGGCAGAAGCCGTCGTGTTGCCCGCCGAGTTGCTCACCATGCAGGTGTATGTCCCCGTGTCCTGTACTGTTACGTTGGTGAAATTTAACGTGCCGTCATTGAGGACAGAAATCCGCACTTTGTAAGCCCCGTGAGTCATTATGGTTCCATTGGGTGTGATCCAACTGACCGACGTCAAGGAAGTGGATGCCCGGCATTTTAGCTCAGCGGCCATGCCCTCCGTCACATTCAAGTCTGCAGGGGGTTCCACGATAACTGGGGCATAGCATGTGAAGTAGTTCTGATCAAGCTCCCCAATGTAGCGCCCCTTGAGGCTGGAGGGAGAGTGGCAGCGGGCACAGCAACTCGTGTTTGCAGGAACCATCTCCTTGAGCCACCAGCTGAGCCACAGGATGTCACAATTACAGTTCCAGGGGTTGTGGTGCAAATGGACCCTCTCCAGGTGGTGCAGGGGAGTAAAAAGGTCATGGGGCAGAAGGGTCAGGTTGTTGTGGGCCAGATTGAGCTCCACCAGCGACTGCAAGTCATCAAAGGAGTTCCTCTCAATGGCCTGGATCTGCGCGTGCATCATCCACAGCTTCTGAAGGTGGATGAGCCCTTTAAAGGAGCCAGGACGGATGACAGAGAGCTGGTTCCCCGATAGCTCCAGCTCATCGAGTTTGAGCAGAGGGATGAGGTTGGGGATCTCCTTCAGGTTGCACATGCCCAGGTTCAGGTAGCGGAGGTTGCTGAGGCCCTCGAAGGCCCCCTCAGAGATATAGGAGAGGCGCTTGAGCTCGCCCAGGTCCAGCCTCCTCAGGGAAGGCACCCGGTTGAAGGCGTAAGAAGGGATGCTCTCGATAGGGTTATTCCTCAGCCAGAGCTCCTTCAGTTTTGAGAGGTACTCAAAAGCCCCATTGGGGATGGTGGTGAGCCTGTTGTCAAAGAGTTCCAATGTGTTGAGACTGGCCAGACCATTGAAGGCCCCGATCTCAATATTCCGGATGTGGTTTTTGCTCAGCTGCAAGATTTCCAAATGGCGCAAGTGTTTGAAGCTGTCCACCTTGATGACCTGGATCTGATTCTCCTGTAAGTTGAGATAGCGCGTATTGGTGGAGATGCCGTCAGGGACTTCCCTCAGGCCTCGCCGGGTGCAGATGACTTTGCTGAACTGGTTACTGCAGGAGCACACCGAAGGGCAGGTCTGGGCTCTCACCAAGCCAGCCACCACCAGCAGCTGAAGAGCCAACAGCAGAACAAACAAAGGGTCGGACAGGGCCCTATTCCACCTACGACCTCTCATCGTCTGCTGCAGGTACAATGTCATCTTGTTCAACATTCATAATTTATTGACTGGTGGACCTTTCTTTGGGATCCTGAAGAATCGAGCAATCTGGAAGGAAAGCAAGCAGAAAGTTGTAAGTCAGAGAGCAGATAATTAGTTCAGCACATACATGACTTATTACTAAATAGTTACTGTCAAAAACATTCAGATCTttgatttgaaacaatgttatttggtgattcatttaataaatatcattaattaaaatattgtttgttttaacatTAATTCAGCCTAGAGAGCAGTTGAACAATGGAGTGGCACTCAAATAGTTAACAAGCACTGTGTAAAGTGTAGTTAAATACTTTGTAGAAGTCTTTACATCATGCTTAAGTAAGACTGCCTCGTGTTCTGACATACACACAGAATAATTCTACTAGTAGAATTAACATTGAACGGCATAAAACTACCAGATACAGCCCAGGTAGAGCCTCAACAGCTTATTCTGAGACAATCTGCatataaagaaaaatgtatatatagcaaagcacatacacatgaAACTGAATGTTCAAAATTCaactatttgtttttatacctaatttagtgtaaaaaaaaaaacacaaaaaacagtgaAGGAGTATTTTCAGCGAATGTCAAGAGACTGAAATTTTCAGTGGGTTTAAAGGAGGCCattaagacaaacaaacaatctaAACAGGAGAATATCTCAATGACTCAATTTAAGATGCAATGAGAGCAGAAACCCATTATGTATTAGTCATTGATGATAGTAAGCCGAGTCTGTTTAATAAAAGATGTGTTTGGTGAAGTGATAGAGACTTGGGCCTAAAAGGCATGTTTCTTTCTATCTACAGCATGGAAATTCTACAATTGATGAGATCCAGTTgcttaataaaatgcaaaaataaagtggTTTATTTTGGAAGAGGGTGGCCTGCCTTATCTTTGGTTTGGATTAATTCCTTCTCCAGAAATTGTTGTCTGTGTGCTCTTAAAATAAACCTTATATAAACACATTGCTCTTAAGCAAGCTTTGTACAGAACGTCTCCAAATAAAATCATTAAGAAAGTATTGTACATGGAAAGCAATTTCATCCATGAATTCTTAAGCCATTCCTAATGGATAGCTCATGTGTAAGTAAAACTTGAAAATAGTATGGGATTTGAGGCATCTAAGCTTAACTACTATGGTTAATGGTCTTATTTTCTGCATCCTACACTTTGAAAAGTCTTTAGCCTTATTCAGAGTCGTTTAGTAGTTTTGAggccatatatgtatttaaagggATTAACAGACAAATAAATCTTACTTGATTTCCAAAATTGTGAAGGATCTATAACACATAAACCGGACCTTtctcaattacttttgaggccCGAAAATCTATTTCAACCATGCACTAGATGTAAAGCCATTTAAGCGCAAAGCATAACCTGCATCTTTTGGATGTGAAGTATTTATTTccattcaatatttaattttatttaacagGAAGCTTCTTGTTAATCCAGTACTCTTCGTTACAATTAATATTTATGACAATGTCTGGCAACAAATCACtataaaaaatgtacacaaacaataaacaaattaatttccaTTTGATGATTCTTACAGAGCAGTCAATATAGTAATGCATACATAAATGAGTTAAAATATGAAACACATTTAATCATGAAAAAGGCAGATATTTTATacctgaaaaaaaacacaatccacCCCCaagaaacaaaattattcaCTATCTATACTGTGCAGATATCTTGTGTCCATTCTTATTAAGGCAGCAACTGTAGAACTTGAATATACTTAGACTATGTAGTGGTTACTGCCAAATGAGCCTCTGACCATGCATTCACTGCCCTGCAAGTGATACATTTACTACACactacaaaacattaaatactaaaGGCTAATATATGGGCATTACAAACCAAAACCCAGTGCCATTATTAAGAACAATGTTGTGAGCAATCCACATACCTTTGGGCCTGCgtgtataaaaataattaatgcattttgttCCTTAAGGAAAGCTGCATGTGTCAAATTAAAGTGTTTCTTGTCTTTCCTTATTGCTTTGCTTTtgcaataattaattaattaattattttttgtagttAAGTGTAATTAGGCTAATATTAATCTTACTGCATATTTTGTAGAATGTCTAAAACTATCCTTCAAAATGAACCAGAACCTTACACACTGTCTATTTCAGTTTCATTGCAGTAGCTTGATTTAGGTGATTCTAACTCAATACCAGCTGAGTTGGTTTTGTCATATTATCTATGGATTTCCAAGTTTAGCTAAGAGCagtttttccattattattattattattattattattattattattattattattattattattattattattattattttgtataatggCAAATTACATTAGAAGTAGGAAGAATACAGACAATCACAcagtaaaatataacaaatgtaTTGCACATACTCTTTAATGAgtatatttagaaaataaatgtgatgGTTATATACTTTGTGGGTTAGGATGGATTAAATGAGcagtatttaataataataaaaactaatttaaacacCACTATTTCTTGATTTATATTAGCAGTATATGTGGTTTATTAGCTTGTGTTCTGAAACTCAGTTCgtaattattatgataatagGGTTTGTCATTATAAATACCTTAAATTTGAACTCCAGAGTGCAATACAGCAATCAAACCAGACTTAATTTTGAAACTAATAAGGAAAAAGAGTATCATGttgttaatatttgttttagtcatATGCTTATCATTTCTCTGGAAAAGACAATAGAACTAATGTAAATATAGAGAACACGGCAGATTATGCGTTTTATCACGTCAATCACCTACACATATTTAATCATGCTTGACTGCTGAGATTTATATTCCAGTCTCACCTgccatttgtaaattaattattccACAAAGCTTCAGCTGCAGTGACCCTGGTTTTTTAAAGCTTCAGGTGTTCGAGGTACACTCTTAAACTGTCCCGTACAAATGTAAAATCTAGCTTCTCTTCTTTGCTCCAATCCTCCCCCACAAAAAAAGCTGAGGCCTATGTATCTTGTTAACTGGAAGGATGTAAATAACACATAGTTTGCCACCCACGAG
The genomic region above belongs to Amia ocellicauda isolate fAmiCal2 chromosome 4, fAmiCal2.hap1, whole genome shotgun sequence and contains:
- the LOC136747812 gene encoding leucine-rich repeat-containing protein 4C — protein: MLNKMTLYLQQTMRGRRWNRALSDPLFVLLLALQLLVVAGLVRAQTCPSVCSCSNQFSKVICTRRGLREVPDGISTNTRYLNLQENQIQVIKVDSFKHLRHLEILQLSKNHIRNIEIGAFNGLASLNTLELFDNRLTTIPNGAFEYLSKLKELWLRNNPIESIPSYAFNRVPSLRRLDLGELKRLSYISEGAFEGLSNLRYLNLGMCNLKEIPNLIPLLKLDELELSGNQLSVIRPGSFKGLIHLQKLWMMHAQIQAIERNSFDDLQSLVELNLAHNNLTLLPHDLFTPLHHLERVHLHHNPWNCNCDILWLSWWLKEMVPANTSCCARCHSPSSLKGRYIGELDQNYFTCYAPVIVEPPADLNVTEGMAAELKCRASTSLTSVSWITPNGTIMTHGAYKVRISVLNDGTLNFTNVTVQDTGTYTCMVSNSAGNTTASATLNVSATENSSFSYFTTVTVETIEPAVEEGRNSEQNVGPTPPSGWTTTFTTTSLSPRSTKSTEKTFTIPVTEVGEGSLNGLDEVMKTTKIIIGCFVAITLMAAVMLIIFYKMRKQHHRQNHHAPTRTIEIINVDDEITGGSALEGHLALPTMEHEHLNHYNSYKTSYNHTTNTINSLHSSAHEPLLIRANSKDNVQETQI